The Cytobacillus sp. NJ13 sequence ATAGCGGGGAGTTATTTTCAAGCATGGAAATACGTACCTTTTTTATTATTGGGTGCTGTATTTTCAAGTTTTTCCGGTTTCTTAGGTACGAATTATATAGCAGCTAAAAGAACTACTGGTGTTATAAAAACCTCGGCTACTGGTGCAATTTTAAATATAGTTTTCAACATAATATTAATTCCATCAATTGGAATTTATGGTGCAGCTTTTGGAACAATGCTTAGTTTTGCTGTAATCTGGATATTAAGGATTAAAGATACTAAAAAGTTTGTAAATATAAAGTTAAATGTAAAAAATCTCTTGCTTACTCTAATAATTATATTTATTCAAATTGGTGTATTGTATATTAATTTGGATTTTGAATACTTACTGCAACTTAGTTTGTTATCTATTATTATTATTATAAATTTAAAAGAGATTAAATTAATTATTTTTAAGCTAACAGAGTTTGTGACAAACAAGCTCAAAAAATCTAGATAAGTTTCAAGAGTTTCTTTTATGTTGTAACACTTTTTTCGGTTGGTATATACTTTTTATTATGAGCTTACTTAATTATAATAGAAAAGATGCAAAAAAATTTGCCTCAGGCGCCATTGTGAGTTGAAATGCAGTTTTTCATCGACTCTCTTAACAGAAATGTTTGATTCTTAGCTTAATACACCCACATCCAGTCGCTTTATTTTAGGCAGCTGAAGGATCCAAAATTTAATGCTATAGATTGGTTTTGAGAAAATGGTTGTGAGATGATTCATAGAACTAGCAGAGCCTAACAACAATCTTGAGAATGGAGACTTTGTAACGGCATGTTAGGTTGAATTTGATTAATTAGAGAATAGGTATCAAAAAGGGACAGTCCTAAGCCAAATAATAAGGGATTGGGCGGATATGAGAAGTACCCGTTGCACTGTTAGGTTTCGTATCAGGCCCAACATATACTTTGTCGAAAGATTAATAGGTTGATCAGAGGAGAAAAGAGTAACATATGGCTCATCAGCCTATAACCTTATATATAATTGGGAACGGTTTGACTTGTTACATGGCGTTAAATCCGGCTATTCTATGTTCAAGGAATATCTCAAGAAACGGGATAAAGCCCTAAGCTTCGAAATGGGTACTTATTTCGAATGCGAGGATTTCTGGGGCGGTTTTGAAATAATCTGTCCTTTCTTTCTCGCGAAATGATCATGGAATCAGTGGATACAATGCTGGATACTTATATGGGATAAATTTGATGAAGATGATGACAACTTCTCTTATGCCGATTATTTTGCAACTATTGAAATGGGGAAACAAGTTATTCCTGACCTGCTCAATAATTTGCCTAGGTTTAAACAATGGATTAAAACATTATATCCAAGAAAGAAGCCCTCGATAAGCTATTTAATCGTGATGCTTTATATCTAAATTTTAATTATACTGAGTTTCTTGAAACGCTTTATGGAGTACCTAACGATAACATCCTATACATTCACGGTGTTAGGAGAGATCAGAAAAAGAAGTTAATCATAGGTCATGGTCGCAATCCAAATAAGGATTTTGCTGACTGGTACGAAAGAAATAAAGGTGATCAGCGATTCAATAATTATCGCAAAGTAACTGAAAACTCGGCATTCTTTGATTCGCTTAAGGAGATACAAGAGATTGTTGTGATTGGGCATTCATTATCGCCGGTAGATCACCCCTACTTTAGAAAAATTATCGAAGAAAATACAATGCCCGATAAGCTGCATTGGAAAATTAGCTGATACAGCGATCCTGATAAAGATAGGATTAGAAAATTTGATGCAATGATGGGCATAGATGAGCAAAATGTTGAGATTTAATCTATGATCGATAAACTTAGAAATATTAATACTCGCCTGGTTAAATAGATGGCTAGGCGGGTTTATTTGTGTTGGACTTACGCCATAGGGCGTTGATTTACTAAAGCAGGAAATACTAATAGGATTATGCAAGCTTCGGCATAATCCTTTTATTTAATCCTTCCTGTATCTACATAACATTTCTTCTTTCACAATTTTTCCCCATTCAAGATCAATAAGCATTACATATAAATTAACTGTTTTTCAATGTGAATTTTTAAGTGGTGTTTAATTTTACTTCAGAAAGTTAAATTAGTTCAGAATCGATTCACTAGATGGGGTACCTTTAAGTCATAACTAGATTTTTGGGTAAACAGTAAGCCAAGTTTACTTACTAAACCGAGCATCAAATAACCCAAGTTTTACTTTTTTTGTTTAGTGCAAAATAAAAGTGGTTCTTACGGTTGTTTGGTGAAAAGGGATTCTGGATATTAGGTAAGTATAATATTCAGGAGGTGGAAACTTATGATGTTCTTATGGTTATCGCATGATCCTCATCTGGAACTAATTCATGTTTTTTCTTCATCTGAACCTGGCTCCTTACTCCTCACCGTTCAAAGCAAACGGCCCTCTGTTTCGTGTCCAAAGTGCAAAAAAATCACCTCAAGAATTCATAGCCGATATGCACGGATCACGGATCATACAGGAACTCCCTGTCAGCGGTCAACCGGTCGAGCTACAGCTTCTTTCAAGAAAATTGTTTTGCGACAAGTCAGAATATTCTGCCAGGATATTCACTGAACGTTATGAAGGAATCCCTGCCAATGGCCGGCGTACCTTCCGTGCAGAAAATCTGCTAAGAAAAATAGTGTTTTTCACTAGCTGCCTAGCAGCTGAAAAGGTAGCACACGCTGCACACATTCCGGTAAGCCATGATGCCTTATTAGCCATTGTTCATCGGACAGAAATGAATCCGGAGGTGTTACCCTTTCCTCGGTTTGGATGATTTTGCTTTCAAGAAAGGGCATACTTACGGTACGATGATCTGCGACCTTCAAACTCATAAGCCTCTGGCACTCCTGCCCGATCGTAGGCCGGAAACCGTTACAGCATGGCTAGAAATGAATCCGTTTGTTCAAATGGTCAGCCGGGACGGCTTCACCGCCTTTCGCCAAGGGATTACCGAAGCTGATCCATCTATCAAGCAAATCTATGATCGGTTTCATTTTATTAGAAATGCAAAAAAGCAACTTGACACTTGGGCATCCCCAATTCTGCCGGCTAAGATTACGTGGATAGATTCTTCAGATATAGACGAAGAAATCCCTTTAACTCGCGCAGAAAGGCAAACAAGTGACCGGCAAAAACGAAAGTGGGGGATTATTCAGGAAATACAAGAGCATTCAAACTAGGTAAAAATGTATCCAAGCTGGCAAGAGAATATGATTTGGATTGGCGTACGATTTAAAAGTATACAAACATGAAAAGCCCTCCTGATTTTCAAAGACAGTGATCACGTTTAACAGACCCTTTTAACGAGCGAATGAGAAAACTCGAAAAAGGAGGAAAACACTGTAAAACAGATCTATTCTGCTATTCAAATAGAAGGCTATAAAGGTACTTATTCAGGCGTTCGTACATTTGTACAAAACATTCGGAAAGATAGACAACATAACACCCCAAGAGAAAAGGGTTTTATCCAACTCAAGGAGGAGCTTGTGTGCCTGGTTGTGGAAGCCACCCCAAAAATTAAAAAAAGAAGAAACAGAGTTACTACAGCGTACACTAAAAGACTATTCCACTCTAGAGGGTGTATATCAAACAATCCAGAAATATCGGGCTGTGGTTGAAGCGCGTGATGTAGAAGGTTTTCTTCAATGGCTCAAAGACCAGTTAAGCAGCCGGAAACACCCTTTTTATTACTACGCTTTCCGTCAGCGGAGTGACATACAGGCTGTAAAAAACGCTCTAACTCTGCCTTTTAGCAATGGATTGCTTGAGGGGCAAACTAATCGGTTGAAAACCATAAAAAGGATGACATATGGAAGAGCCGGATTGGCATTATTAGAAAAAAGGGTTCTATATCATCTGTAATGCTATTTTAAAAAAAAGTTAGCAGAAAAAGAACAAAGGTATGGTTTATTTCACCAAGAAAGCGTAAGAACCACTTTTATTTTGCACTAAACACAAACTTTATTCAGTACAAAATACCGATCTTTTTGCTATTTTAAAGGTGGAGAAATTATATATAGCAGCAGCACAAGCTTTGCCTCCGCACCGATTGGCTATACTGAAATGCTCAAGGAAATATTTTCAGGGGACGGTTTTGTATTGGAGGGGATACAGGAAAATATAGACTTTGTAAAAAAAACAGTGCAAAAGTAAGTGTGGAATTTACACGGTACGACGCGTACAAAATTGATCAAGAAGAGGATGGATAATTGCGGTTAGCTGGTAAAATAATAAACTAAAATCTTTATATTTTGATATAGCAAGCTTGCTATTAAAATTCAAATAACATTTAATCAAACGTTTGATTAAAATAAAAGAGTTGTCAAACTCATTGTAATTGATATAAATAGGCAGGTTAGAAAAAACTAATCTCTTCCATAATAGCCCATTTAGACTCTTCGTTGGTTGAGTCTAAATGGGCTATTGCAAAATTAGAATGGATAAGGATGAGAAGAAGGACACCATTTATGTTTATCTTAATCAGGAATTAGTAAAAGCATCATGAAAGATGGGAACATATATTCATCAAGTATCATTTATATATTTCATTCTTAAACCTTTTATTTAAATTCAAAGGTAATTTCTTGTGGTTCTGCAATTGTGTTATTCTCTTTATCGGTAACTTTGCCAGAGTTATTATTTTTACCGTTTTTACTTTCAGTGGTTCCGTTTCCGCTATAAAACCAATTCTTGATGCATCCCTTTTTTTACTGTCGAATTCTCCTCCATTATTTTTACCTCTGAACTCGATATTAGCGGCCACTTTTTCTTCATCCGTGTTTAATATGACCTTATCTATAGGAGTGTAGAATCTTATAATTTTCACTGCCAAACCCCTCGGACTGGGAACTTTTAAAATCTATTAGATGGCCGGTCTTGAATAACCCTTTCACTGAAGAAAGTCATATCAATTCTCCCTCTCATCTGGGAATTTTTATATATTTTATTAGATAAAATTGGTAAAATAAGAACTAAAGGTATCTTATTCCACGGAAGGAAAGAACATGAAGAACTTTAGAAAAGTAACACTGGCTATTACATTATTATTGGGAATCTTTTTATTTGTGGTATCTATTCCGGTTACCAGTGAGATGGTCATGGAAAAGTTTTATGATTTTGAAATGGAAAAAAAATATAGAATCACAGAGCTAAACGAGATGTATAAAGGGGCTCCAACCGAGTATGAGTTTGGGGGTTCAAAGATCGACATTTACAGAATACTGGAAGAAAACGAGTCATACGAGGATCCACGGGGCAATTTGGTTACCCCGGCAGATATTTATGTAACCGTCGATAGCTTAACACAGGAAGTCCTAAAAGGTTACCCTGTGGAAGTCGGACAGGAAGGTTTAAATCAATATACTCATTATATTTCTTATTGGAGAGTATTGGATAAAAAAACAGATCAGGAATCCCTCGTCATTGTCCTCCAGATGAATGGGGCAAAAGAAAAAATGATTGGCAATAGAATGGAAGGTTTTCCTCCAATCGAAGAGCTCAAGTATATGGCTATTACAATCAAGGAAGATGGTACATTAACGAAAGAACCATTTACATACAAAAATAAAAACAAACTACAGACAAAGCTGATTCCGCCGATGTACTTTGGAGGAGCAGGGTATTATACAGATGACTGGAAGGGCTATCCTGTTTTCTATTTTGCTTATCTACTTCCCTTTTTGATGACCATCTTGGGAATTATACTCATCTGCTTATCAATAAGAAGTCTAAGGAAACCATTATAATTTTTTATACAAAACTGGCTTAGCTGGAGCTGAGCCAGTTTTGTATATTTTTGTGAGGATCTTCTCTCTTTGTACACAAAAAGTTAAAGGTATCTTCCAAATTTTAGTGTAACTTTCTGTTCGGTCTAGTAAAATATCATTAGGTAAAATATCTCATTTTAAAGGAGCAGGAAAGTCTTGAAGAAACTATTATCTATTATTCTAGTTTTTCAGTTATTACTCGTCCCGGCAGCAGCGTCGGCCCAAGGAGTGGATGAGAAGAGTAAGCAGGCTGGGGAAACCATATCAGCAGATTTTTCAGTTAATTCCAAGCCTAGATTATCACTCGAAGGAGAAGCGAATTATCAGGATCCATCTAATTACCCGCTTAAGAATAATGGGGAACTGATTGATGTTCTATTAGACAGTTATGGGGTGAATCATTATACATATTTTAATAATCTAGCAACTTCGCCCGATAACTCAGAGTACATGGAACTCAGTTTACTATATAGTTCGAATCAATCTTCTCCCAAAGACGGGCTGCTCACCATTGAGTTCTATAAGGAAGCCAATAATTCCTTATCTTACGTTGGGGGGAGTGACTTCCCAGTTGCATGGTTTACTCAAGCTACCCTTGGTGTAGATTTGCAAAAAAGTTATTTTGCAGATCAGCGTTATCTTTATATGAGAATAGGTACGTCTCAAAGCAGTTCTGATACTTACTACTCAGATGTAACGCTGTTTAAGGTTGAAAACCCATTTGCTTCTGTGAATCCATCTTTACCGCCTGATCAATATGCGGTCATAAGCAATGAATCCGTTGATGCAGAGACAGCACAGTCTTCTGGAACATTTGATGTGAAAGGCATGAAATATACAAAAGACAGCAGTTTAAAACCGAGTGCTTATAAAGTCGATTTCGATAAACCTTTTGACAGTGCAGCCAATAAAGGGAGGCTGTTAGAGAAAAGCACAAAGTCCATAAACAGCCTTTACAGTGTTGGTGATTATAAGAATTTTTGGGTATCCAATTTGACCACCAATGCTAACGAGCAGATTAATGCCAGGCTGGCATACAGCGGGACAAAGGCAAATGTGTGGGTTCACAATAATGAAATCACAGATTCAGATGCTGAAAAATTAGGTATTGAGTTTGATAGTAAAATTCATTCCTCCGTTACTAATCATTTTGGACCGGAGTCAGATGTTAATTCTGATGGGAAAATAAATATATTAACCTATGACATTCAGGATGGATTTTCTGGAAGCGGGGGGTATGTAGCAGGTTATTTCTGGGCGGGGGATTTGTATAATGTCTCTGGTTCAAATATGTCAGAAATTTTTTATATTGAT is a genomic window containing:
- a CDS encoding transposase family protein is translated as MFFLHLNLAPYSSPFKANGPLFRVQSAKKSPQEFIADMHGSRIIQELPVSGQPVELQLLSRKLFCDKSEYSARIFTERYEGIPANGRRTFRAENLLRKIVFFTSCLAAEKVAHAAHIPVSHDALLAIVHRTEMNPEVLPFPRFG
- a CDS encoding transposase; this encodes MICDLQTHKPLALLPDRRPETVTAWLEMNPFVQMVSRDGFTAFRQGITEADPSIKQIYDRFHFIRNAKKQLDTWASPILPAKITWIDSSDIDEEIPLTRAERQTSDRQKRKWGIIQEIQEHSN
- a CDS encoding transposase; its protein translation is MWKPPQKLKKEETELLQRTLKDYSTLEGVYQTIQKYRAVVEARDVEGFLQWLKDQLSSRKHPFYYYAFRQRSDIQAVKNALTLPFSNGLLEGQTNRLKTIKRMTYGRAGLALLEKRVLYHL